The sequence CCATTCACCAACTTTGGACGAAACCAACCCTTTTCGGGATCAAAGATATTCCGGTAATTCTTCGATCTCAGCAGGTATTTCGAAGCATCTGCTTTTTTATTAAGCTGCTGTGCAAATTCCGATAAGCACCAGTCAAAATATGCATATTCCAGCGTATTGGATATTCCTTCAGAATAACCTAAATCGCCATTTCCAAATTTTTCTACTGAATTTCGGGCGAACTCGTATGCCTTTGGCACATTAAAATTTCTGATTCCTTTCTTGTAGGCATCTGTGATGACACTAACCGCGGGATTACCGATCATACAGCCACTATAGGCATTCAGGAATTCCCATCGTTCCAGGTATCTTGTTCCATTTTCATCAGCAAGTTCCACCAATGAGTTGATCATATCATTCACAACTGCCGGGTTCACAATAGTTTGCAATGGCATCTGGCTCCTGAAAACATCCCAGCCGCTGAAAATAGTTCTTTTCGTAAAATTCACAGACTGGTGGATCTTGCCATCACCACCAGGATAGTTGCCGTTTACATCCGTAAAAGACCGGGGATCGATCATGGTATGGTACAGCGCTGTGTAAAAGATGGCTTTCTGGTCATCCGTAGCCCCTTCAATTTTCACTTTTCCCAATGCCTTATTCCAAAGCGCAGTTGTACTGTTAAGTACTTCTTCAAAATTCCAGTCCTTAATGTCTGCTTCCAGGTTGGCCCTGGCGCCTTCAATATTCACAAAAGAAATACCTGCTTTCATGGTTACCTGTTCACCGGCTGTCGTTGGGAATTGTGTAAAGAAACCCAGGTGTGCGCCCTCTTTCTCTGTACTTCCTTTCAATATTTCAGCATTTGCAGTCAGCGTTTGGAATGCTGGACTTTCAACCGATTCCCTGTGCCGGTCCATACCTTTCGGGATATTAACATTCCAAATGCCAAAATCCTTCATTGGCTTACTGAATTGTGCATAAAAATAAACAGTGTAATTCGGTTTCCCGTCACCGTTCCCCCAACCACCTCCTTCCGGTGTACATCTCATCCATCCTTCAATGGTGTGATCATCTACAACTTTAATATATTGGGCAACAGATGTGCCACCTACCCTCCTGGCCAAATCTATTTGAATCCTTGACTGCTTGTTTTCGGGAAAAGTAAATCGGATCATTCCGCTATGAGGAGCAACAGTCATTTCAGCCTTCACATGTATATCAGTCAATTGAACAGCATAGTAACCTGCCCTGGCAGTTTCTGTTTTCTTGTCATACTCAGACCTGTAACCTTTAATAGCTGGATTTTCCTTACCAGAATTTGTAAATATCGGGCCAGTTGAAGGCATCACCAGGAAATTCCCCAAATCACCATACCAGCCAATGCCACTCATTTGGGTGAACGCAAATCCTTCGATGGTTTTGTGTTCGTAGCTATAACCAGGACCATTATCACCACCAGTTATGGTATTAGGGCTCAGCTGAACCAGGCCAAAAGGTGAAGTTGCGCCAGGGAAAGTTTTACCCAAACCATGAAAAACACCGGCTTTCCCGATATTAGTACTTGCCCCGATAAATGGATTTACATACGCTGCAGGACCTTTGGGTTGCGCTTTAAGATGGAAACAGATTAAAAAGGCAATTGGGAGCAATAATATTTTTTTCATATTCTTCAGATACCATTAAATCATTTGAATCGCTTTCCCTTTCGTT comes from Flavihumibacter fluvii and encodes:
- a CDS encoding GH92 family glycosyl hydrolase codes for the protein MKKILLLPIAFLICFHLKAQPKGPAAYVNPFIGASTNIGKAGVFHGLGKTFPGATSPFGLVQLSPNTITGGDNGPGYSYEHKTIEGFAFTQMSGIGWYGDLGNFLVMPSTGPIFTNSGKENPAIKGYRSEYDKKTETARAGYYAVQLTDIHVKAEMTVAPHSGMIRFTFPENKQSRIQIDLARRVGGTSVAQYIKVVDDHTIEGWMRCTPEGGGWGNGDGKPNYTVYFYAQFSKPMKDFGIWNVNIPKGMDRHRESVESPAFQTLTANAEILKGSTEKEGAHLGFFTQFPTTAGEQVTMKAGISFVNIEGARANLEADIKDWNFEEVLNSTTALWNKALGKVKIEGATDDQKAIFYTALYHTMIDPRSFTDVNGNYPGGDGKIHQSVNFTKRTIFSGWDVFRSQMPLQTIVNPAVVNDMINSLVELADENGTRYLERWEFLNAYSGCMIGNPAVSVITDAYKKGIRNFNVPKAYEFARNSVEKFGNGDLGYSEGISNTLEYAYFDWCLSEFAQQLNKKADASKYLLRSKNYRNIFDPEKGWFRPKLVNGTWVEWPADGRLAQDYGCVESNPYQQGWFVPHDIEGMAKLMGGKEKAIADLKIFFERAPSNMMWGNYYNHPNEPVHHVPFLFNRLGVPWLTQKWARDICERAYHNSAEEGLVGNEDVGQMSAWYVLAASGFHPVCPGDNRYELSSPLFSRITFQLDPAYSKGKTFTIVTHNNSAKNKYIQSAKLNGKTYNKCWIVHQDISSGGVLELTMGAAPNLGWGLDN